A portion of the Nitrospirota bacterium genome contains these proteins:
- a CDS encoding putative toxin-antitoxin system toxin component, PIN family has translation MKSPARLRVFFDTNVVLSAFITEGTCRRLLRLARAREIAGIVSSQVIEETERHLRTTFEFTAADATEAMRVVRQVFESVETPDDIRSVCRDPTDDAILAAALNAKTEVLVTGDQDLLVLCGAGPIRILPPADLLRELEAVR, from the coding sequence GTGAAGAGCCCTGCGCGTCTGAGGGTCTTTTTCGACACCAACGTTGTCCTTTCGGCCTTCATCACCGAAGGCACCTGCCGGCGGCTCCTTCGCCTTGCGCGGGCACGTGAAATCGCCGGAATAGTCAGCTCGCAGGTCATCGAGGAAACCGAGCGGCATCTCCGCACGACCTTCGAATTCACGGCGGCTGACGCGACGGAAGCCATGCGCGTTGTCCGACAGGTTTTCGAATCGGTGGAAACGCCCGATGATATTCGCAGCGTTTGCAGGGATCCAACCGACGACGCGATCCTGGCAGCCGCACTGAACGCAAAGACAGAAGTTCTTGTAACCGGCGATCAAGATTTGCTTGTGCTCTGCGGCGCCGGCCCAATCCGCATCCTCCCACCCGCCGACCTCCTTCGGGAGCTTGAGGCTGTCAGGTAG